The DNA region GGGTGACATTGGTGAGCCGCGTGCCGAACAGAAAGGTGTGCACCCGTCGGCGCCGCTCGGTCAGAACATGCAGGAAATGCAGGAAGATGCGGGTGTACTGGCTCATCGAGCCGGAAATGTCGGCAAGCACCACGAGCGGCGGCGGCTGTTCGCGGTGCGTGCGAAAGCGCGGCAGCATCAGGTCACCGCCGGACCGCAGCGACTGGCGCATGGTAGCGCGTGCATCGAATATCCGTCCTCGATTGGACGGCCGGAAGCGCCGGGTCTGGACCGCGTCGTCCGGCATCACCAGCCGTCCGATCGCCCGTCTGGCCTCGGCGAGTTCGGTCGCCGTCATCTGGCCGAAGTCGAGACGGCGAAAGACTTCCTGGCCAGACACGGTGAGCCGCGCGTCGATCTCGACATCAGGTTCGTCACGCGGCGCCGGTTGCCGACTCTTCTCGGCAAACAGCGCATCGCTCACCCGCGCGCCGCCGGCCTTCGGCTTCTGTCGCTCGCCGATCGCCGCCACCGGGGACATCAGCGCGATCATCTTGCCGATGAGATCGCGCGATCGCCAGAAGACGGAAAAGGCCTCATCGAAGACTGGCTGGTCCTCGTGGCGTTTGACGAAGATCGCCGAGAGCGCTGCGTGAAACTCGATGCGGGAGCCGATGCCGATCGCGTCGACCGCAGCGATGGCGTCGATCACGGCGCCCGGCCCGGGCTTCAGTCCCGCCCTGCGAAGCACGCGGGCGAAATGCACGATGTTGTCGGCAAGCTGTCCGTCACCCTGGACCGGTAGCGGCACGAGGATGCCGTCCTGTGCCTGCCCTCCTGCCATGGTCACACCGCCGCCGCCAGCAGATCGGCCTTCACCTCGGACAAAAGCGCTTGGCCCTCGCTGCCCTGAATGCGGGCAATGTCTTCCTGGTATTTCAACAGCGTACCCAGTGTATCCCCGATCGTCTCCGGATCAAGTGCCAGCCTGTCTAGCTCAGTCAGCGCCGTTGCCCAGTCGATGGTTTCCGCAATGCCGGGGTTCTTGAAGAGATCGATGGTGCGCAGCTTCTGCACATAGGCGACGATCTGGCTCGACAGCTGCTCATTGCAGCCGGGCACCTTGCGCCTGATAATCGCCAGTTCCTCGGCAGCGGCGGGATAATCTACCCAGTGATAGAGACAGCGCCGCTTCAAGGCGTCATGCACCTCACGCGTCCGGTTTGACGTGACGATGACGATCGGCGGCTCGGCCGCCTTTACCGTTCCGAATTCGGGGATCGTGACCTGAAAGTCCGAGAGTACTTCGAGCAGGAAGGCCTCGAAAGCCTCGTCGGTCCGATCCAGCTCGTCGATCAGGAAAACGGGGGCGCGGCCGCCTGTGGATTTGAGCGCCTGCAGCACCGGACGACGGATCAGGTATCGTTCGGAAAAGATGTCGCTCTCCAGCCGTGAGCGGTCGGAAAGGCCGCTCGCTTCCGCCATACGGATTTCGAGCATCTGAGCCGGGTAGTTCCACTCATAGACAGCGGATGCGACATCCAGGCCTTCGTAACACTGCAGGCGGATCAGCGGCCGATCGAGCGCCTTGGCCAGCACCTTGGCGACCTCGGTTTTGCCAACGCCGGCCTCGCCTTCGAGAAACAGCGGCCGCTTCATCCGGAGCGCCAGAAACAGCACCGTGGCGAGTGGCCGACCGGCCAGATAATCCTCCTCCGCGAGCAGATCGATGACAGCATCGATCGTCTGCGGCAGTCCCGAGTCCGAGCTTTCTGCCATGTCTCCTCCTCTTGCGGGAAAAGCTTACAGCGTGTGAAAGCCCCGGTCCAGATAGATGAGCGCCGGCTGTTTGGGACCGATCTGGATGGCAAGAACCTCGCCGAAGAGCACGGTGTGGGTAGCCGTCACCTTGCGATCCACCACCCGGCAGTCGAAGGCCGCAAGCGCATCGTCGAGCACGGGTGCACCGGTTTGGAGGCTCCGCCAGCTGCCGAGGGCAAAACGCTCTTCCGAGGAAAGTTTGCCAAAGCCGGCAAAGGCGCCAGCGAGCGTCTCGTGGTGAGCGGCAAGAGAATTCAGCGCGAAAAAACCACTTTCGAACAGGACATCATTGCTGGGATTGCCATTGTTCAGGCAGACGAGCACCGTTGGCGGATTGTCGGAGACGGAGCAGGCCGCAGTGATCGTGACGCCACGCCGCACGCCCCGATGCTCTGATGTCACCACCTGCACATGGCCGGCATAATGGCTCATGGCTTCGCGGTAGGAGGCCGGATCCAGACGTTCAAGACTCAAATGCTGTTCCCCCTGCATGCTGTTCCCTCTTCGCAGGCGAATATGGGCGCCAAGCCTTACCTTTTCCACAACACGCGATCGGTTTTTCGGGAAAGTGGCTGAACCGGGCGGAAAGCCAGCATTTCCAAATGCCTAAGCTTTCGTCTAGGATAGGCGGGAACAACATGGATCCGCCGATGAAACGACTTCTGCTGACCGGCGTCATGACCGCCTTCGCCTGCATGCCGGCCCTTGCCGAACCTTTGACACTGGCTGTCGTTGCACCGAAGTCCGGCCTCTTCGACGTGCTGGGCGAGCAGGTCCGGCAAGGTGCGCATCTCGCAGCCGACCGGCTGTCGATCTCCCTCGTCGACATCGATGAAAGCTGCACGGAAGGCAGCGGCCCGAAGATTGCCGAAGAAATCCGCAAGGCAGGCGCCAGGGCGGCGATCGGCTTCCTTTGCAGCGAAAGCCTTGTCGGCGGGCTTCAGCCGCTGGCAGAGGCCGGCATCCCTGCCATCACCCTATCGGTGCGCTGGAAGGGCCTGATGGAAGATGCCGGCAAGGAAGGCTGGCCCTTCTTCCGGCTTGCGCCCGACAGCGATGCGGAAGCAAAGAAGCTCTCCGAGATCATCCTGCGCGACTGGGCGGGCGATGCCGTGGCACTCCTCGACGACGGCACCATCCGGGGGCGCGAACTTGCGGATGCCATTCGGGGCAGCCTCGAGGAAAGCGGTCTCAAACCGGTATTCACCGACACGTTCCGCCCGGGCCAGGAACAGCAGATTGCCCTCGTCCGGCGCCTGCAGAAGGCGGGCGCAACACGGATCTTCATCGGGGGCGATCGCAATGATGTCGCGGTTATTGCCCGCGACGCCAGGGCGGAAAATCTGTCTGTGACCATTCTCGGCGGGGATGCCATGCGCGCAGCCGATGAACCGGTTCCCCTGGAAGACGGCGTTCTTGCCGTGGGCCTCGATGAGACGCCGCAGGGACCCGTCTCGGAAGCGCTGACTGCGGAACTTGCGGAGAAGAAGGTCGTCGCCGAAGGCTATGTCCTGCCAGCCCATGCCGCCGTCACCATCCTCGCCGATGCCGCCGGCATCTCCTCGGCGATGGGCACGCCCCTGCCAGACGCCTTGGTCGGCACCTCCTTCGAGACGGTCATGGGGACCGTTACCTTCGGCGACGATCACGAGCTGAGCGAGAACCCTTACCGTCTGCTCGAATGGAAAGGCGACGCCTTCGTCGCCGTGCCGGACAAGACGCAGTAGCAGCGGTCAGTCGCGATAGGGCCAGAACGCCTGGGTGAAGACGCCCCCATCGACCCAGATGGTTTGCCCCGTGACGAACGAGGCCTGTTCGGAGCACAAGAACAGCACCGGCCCTGCGATATCCTCGGGCGTGCCGACGCGACGAAGCGGCGTCACGTCGCCCCAGGTCTTGGCATAGTCAGGGGCTTCAGCCTGGGTCCGGGCCGTCTCGATGGCACCGGGCGCGATGCAATTGACACGGATGCCCTGCGGACCCAGTTCGCAGGCCGACACCTTGGTTAGCTGCTCGATCCCACCCTTCGACGCCGTGTAGTCGACGAGCTTCGGGAAGGCGAGCTTGTTGCAGCCGGAGCCGAGATTGACAATCGAACCGCGCTTGCCGGCCGCCACCATGCGTCGGGCTACGCGCTGTGTGTTGAGGAAGGTGCCCTTCAGATTGGTGCTGATCACGGCATCCCAGCGCTCTTCGCTAAGTTCGAGCAGCGAGGCCCAGGTCTGGATGCCGGCATTGTTGATCAGCACATCCGGCGCCTGCCCTGCCCAGGCAATCGTTTCATCCAGAAAGGCTTCGATGGCGGCACTACCCGCAACTTCGCATTCGCGGCCGATTGCCCGACCACCAAGTGCGACCGCGTCCGCTTCGACCGCAGTTGACGCTTCCGGCTGGCCAAGATGGGTGAAAGCGACGTCATAGCCTTGCTTGATGAAGGCCGAGACGAGATGCCGCCCGATGCCCGAACTGCCGCCGGTGATGATCGCGAATTTGGCCATGTCGTCCTCCCAGACTGTCGCTTGCTGTCAGGTCAGAGGGATGGACGCCGAAAAGGGAGCCGTCAAGCGCCGATGCGTCTCATCCCAAGGCATGGTTGCCGCATGGCACCGCCGGTGCTATGCGGACCGGAAATGACTGCCATGATCCCGCATGGACCCGGCACCGGATATCGCCGAGGTCATGCAGCCGCGCTGCCGAGGAACACGCCATGACACGCCCCCTGCTGATCTCCCCCTCCATTCTCGCTGCCGACTTCTCTCGCCTCGGCGAAGAAGTCCGGGATGTCGTCGATGCCGGCGCCGAATGGGTGCATCTCGATGTCATGGACGGACATTTCGTGCCGAACATTTCCTTCGGCCCGGCGATCATCAAGGCGCTGCGCCCCTGGACCAAGGCCGTTTTTGACTGCCATCTGATGATCGCCCCCGCTGATCCCTATCTTGCGGCCTTTGCCGACGCGGGATGCGACGTGATCACGGTGCATGCCGAAGCCGGCCCGCATCTGCACCGTTCGCTGCAGACCATCCGCGCGCTCGGCAAGAAGGCTGGCGTGTCGCTCAATCCGGCAACGCCACTCTCGGCAATCGAGCATGTGATGGATGATCTCGACCTGATCCTGATCATGAGCGTCAATCCTGGCTTCGGCGGCCAGAAATACATCCCCGCCATGACCGACAAGATTGCCAAGGCGCATGCCCTGATCGGCAACCGCCCCATCACTCTTGAAGTCGATGGCGGCGTGACGGCCGACAACGCGGCAGAGATCGCAAAAGCCGGCGCCAATGCGCTGGTTGCAGGGTCTGCCATCTTCAAGGGCAAGGGTGTGGACGACTATCGCAAGACCGTAGATCTGCTGCGCAAGGCGGCGGAGAGCGGACGCGGATGAGAACGCGCCTCTCCGCCGTCGCAATACTGCTCCTGACGGCCTTTGCAGCGAGCGCTGGCGATGTGGCTGAGATGCGGCCGCTTGGTTATTCCCCCGACGGACGGTTCTTTGCCTTCGAGCAGTTTGGCGAACAGGACGGATCCGGTCTCCCCTATGCCGAAATTCAAGTGATCGACACCGAAACGGATACCTATGTCGAAGGCACGCCGGTCGAGGTTATGGTCCGTCGGGAAGAGGCCTCGATCGGCGAGGCGCGGCGGCGAAGCCTGAGCCAGGCAAAGGCGCTGCTAGAGAGCCGCAAGATCGGTGACGACCCCGGACATCTCGTCGCCTTTTCCCCAATTGGCGAACTCACAGAAAAGCCGCAGGAGTTGCGGTATCAGGCCTTCCCGAGTTTCTACGTTTCGGACGGCGTCTATAGAATGTCTCTGCAGCAATTCGATGCCAAGGGCGCGGAACTCTGCGGAAAGATGAATGTCAACGTTCGCGGATTTGCGCTCTCCATTGCCGATGACTCCAAGCCCGAGGCAAAACGTGAAGCCTACCGGGACAAGAGCGTGCCGAAGAGCCGCAACTGCCCGAGCGCCTATGCCATCGGCGGTGTCGTCACACCGGGGTCGGGGTCTACGGCGCCGCACATGGTCATGGTCCAGGTAGTCTCGCTCGGCTTCGAAGGCAGCAATCTGCGCTGGCTCGCCATTCCGGTGAAGCCTTGACCCGACGCTTCCGGCTCCCATCCCTGCCTTTGTGGAGCCTTGGCGCGCTGGCTTGGGGCCTTACGATGGCCTCGTGCTTTCTGCTCTCCATCCATGTCTTCGGACGCGCAAGCGGCAGCCACGACATGGCACTCACCGCCATCTATGCGGCAGGCGGCATGCTCGGCTGGCTGGTCGCACTTCCGCTGGTACAGGTCAGCGGCGATGGGCGGGATGCACCGAAAGTCTTCGCGGCCTGGTTCCTCCTGCTCGGGCTCGCGACCATGGCTGCAACGGCTGGTCTGTTTGCTCTGCAATACCGGTTCTTCTACGCCCACTGGCATGCGCCCTTCCCGTCCCGCATCTGGGTGTACCAGTTTGTATTCACGTCAGCCTCGGCGCTCTACCAGTTTGCCGTGCTGGGCCTGCGCCACTTCCTCCCAACGGCCTTCCTGATTTTGCTGCTGCTCGCCGTCCTCATGGCCCGCCGCAGCCGTTGAGCTTGCCGCCCCACTTTGCTAAGGGGGGCCAGAAATTCCGTTCCAACGAAAGACGAGCCCGATGATCCCGCGTTACTCCCGGCCGGAAATGGTCGCCATCTGGTCCCCCGAAACCAAATTCCGCATCTGGTTCGAGATCGAGGCCCATGCCTGCGACGCCCTCGCCGAACTCGGCGTCATCCCGAAGGAATCCGCCCGGATGATCTGGGAAAAGGGTGGCGCCGCCGAGTTTGACGTTGCCCGCATCGACGAAATCGAGGCCGTCACCAAGCATGATGTCATCGCCTTCCTCACCCATCTCGCCGAGTTCATTGGCCCTGATAGCCGTTTCGTCCACCAGGGCATGACCTCGTCCGACGTGCTCGACACCACGCTCAACATCCAGCTGGTGCGCGCCGCGGACATTCTGTTGGCCGACATGGACCGCGTGCTGGCGGCCCTCAAGACCCGTGCCTTCGAACACAAGGACACTGTTCGCATCGGCCGCAGCCACGGCATCCATGCCGAGCCGACGACGATGGGCCTGACCTTCGCCCGCTTCTATGCCGAGATGGCGCGCAACCGCACCCGTCTCGTCAATGCCCGCGCTGAAGTCGCAACCGGCGCGATCTCTGGCGCGGTCGGCACCTTCGCCAATATCGATCCGCGCGTCGAAGAACATGTCTGCGAAAAGCTCGGCCTCATCGCCGAGCCGATCTCGACCCAGGTCATTCCGCGTGACCGTCACGCGATGTTCTTTGCGACCCTCGGCGTCATCGCGTCGTCGATCGAAAACGTCGCCATCGAAATCCGCCATATGCAGCGCACGGAAGTGCTGGAAGCCGAAGAATTCTTCTCGCCCGGCCAGAAGGGCTCGTCGGCCATGCCGCACAAGCGCAACCCGGTGCTGACTGAAAACCTCACCGGCCTTGCCCGTCTGGTGCGCATGTCGGTCGTCCCGGCCCTGGAAAATGTGGCGCTGTGGCACGAGCGGGACATCAGCCATTCGAGCGTCGAGCGCGCCATCGGCCCCGACACGACGATCACGCTCGATTTCGCTCTGAACCGCCTTGCCGGCGTCATCGAGAAGCTGGTGATCTACCCCGAGAACATGTTGAAGAACATGAACAAGTTCAAGGGCCTCGTTATGAGCCAGCGCGTGCTGCTTGCGTTAACGCAAGCCGGCGTGTCGCGCGAAGACAGCTACCGTCTGGTCCAGCGCAACGCGATGAAGGTCTGGGAAAAAGGCGCTGACTTCCTCGAGGAACTGCTGGGCGACGCCGAAGTGCGCGCGGCACTCTCCGAGGAGGATATCCGCGAGAAATTCGACCTCGGCTATCACACGAAGCACGTCGACACGATCTTCAACCGCGTCTTCGGTTGAGACCTTTCAGGTGATCGTGACAATCGAGGCCCGACGGAAACGTCGGGCCCTTTTTGTTTCGAAGTTTATGTCTTGAAGGGTCAGACGCGCGGTCGCGCCACTACCAGCTTGCGATAGAGGTGCCAGGTGGCGTGTCCCAGCACCGGCACGATGATCACCAGCCCCACCATCAGCGTCGCCATGCCAATGGCAAGCAGTCCTGCAACCAAGAGCCCCCAGACAGCAACCGGCACCGGGTTGGCAAGGCTCGCCCGGATAGAGGTGGAAACGGCGGTGACAGCGCCGACATCGCGGTCCAGCAACAACGGGAAAGCCACGATGCTCACAACCAGAGCCACCAGTGCCAGCACGAAGCCCAGACCGTTGCTCCAGATCAGGAATGCTGTGGCATTGGGATGGTTGAAGACACCGGACATGAAATTGAACACGCCGGGCGCGAGATTATCGCTGATCATCGTGTCGTAGAGACCACGCGCGAGGAACAGCCAGACCATGAAAATCAGAAGCAGGCCGATGCTCATCATCAAAAGAGACGGCAGCGAAGGCGACTTCAGGATCGACGGCACCTGGGCCCAGCTTGCATCTTCGCCACGTTCGCGCCGACGGCTGATCTCCATGAGGCCCAGCGCCAAAAGCGGGCCGAGCAGGGCAAAGCCCGTCAGCAAGGGGTAGACCATCGGCAACAACTCGGCACCGGCGCTCCAGGCGATCATGATAGCGCCCGCGAGCGGATAGATCAGGGCCACGAATGCATAATGCGACGGCTTCTCGCGAAAATCGTCATAGCCTTTGGCAAGCGCATCGAACACGTCAGCCACCGAAATCCGGCGGATGTCGGGCCGCTCCAGAAGTCCGGCCGGGTTAGTCAAAACATGAAAAGACGACATTCTCACTTCCTCCTCGAATTCCCAGGAATTGCAGTCTGCAAAGTGAAAAGCACGAAAAACGGCATCCTCCCGATGCCGCAAAGACCGGAGGTGCGAGAGGCGTCAGACGCAGTCCCGGGCCGGCGGTCCCATGTGATGTTCCGCGCCTTGGCGGGAACATCTGGAATATCATACCACGCCTGCGCCATGGTGTCGCGCCATAGCAGCAATACGCACCGGATCGTGAAGGGGGAATCGCCGGCAGGCTTGTTGCTGGGCCGCATTTTTTGAGCGGCAACGGCCGTGAAAACCTTGACGTGAGGCGTCACCAAACGCAGATAGGCGCCATGAAAGTCTCAGACGTCGATATCCTCATCGTTCCCGGTTACACCAATTCCGGACCCGACCATTGGCAGAGCCGGTGGGAGCAGAAGCTGTCGACCGCGCGTCGCGTGGAACAGGCGGAATGGTCTAAGCCAGTTCGCGAAGACTGGGTCGCCCGTGTCGTTGAGGAAGTTAACGCCTCAACGCGGCCGGTCGTACTCGTTGCCCATTCACTGGGCGTGCCGACAGTGATCCATGCGATTCCGGAACTGAAGCAGAAAGTGGCCGGCGCCTTCCTCGTCGCCCCGCCCGACGTCGCGAACCCTGAAATCCGTCCGAAGCACCTGATGACCTTCGGCCCCTATCCACGTGATCCCCTCCCCTTTCCATCGATCACCATTGCCAGCCGCAACGATCCCTTCGGCGAATATGCCCATGCCGAAGATATAGCCAACGCCTGGGGCTCGATGTTGATCGACGCGGGAGAGTCCGGCCATCTCAATGCGGATTCCGGGCATGGACCCTGGCCCGAAGGAACGATGGTGTTCGCCCAGTTCCTGAGCCGCCTGTAGGGCGGCAAGACTCCGGCACAGTCGGAACATTGCTATCGCGTTAAGGCGCTCCACCTGCTTCGGCCAGACCGGTTAAGCGCTTCTTAAGTTAAGCAACCTAATGTTTCGGACAGCTTCCAGGTCCAGAGCACGATCTTGCGTAACGGCGCTACAGTAACAAAAGACCACCCAATCGACGGGATCAGCCTGACGCTCTCTGTCCTTGCTTGGCCCTCTGCCTGGCTTACCCCCGAAGGCAATCTCCAGCACCCCAACCCGCCTATGGAGAGGTGGCTCGCCGAGACGGGCATCAGCGCGGACGATCTTTTCGTCTTTCTGGATCTCGACGGCGCGACCGCCCTGCGTCTGGCCATTGCCAGACTCATGGCCTCGGGCGAGCCGGTCCGCACCGAACTCCGGCTCACAGGAAAGCGAACCCACCACGTCATCGCCTCTCTCTCGCTGCGATCAGCCGATTCCGGGTCGCGCACCATCCTCCTGCAGTTCGCCGACATCACGCAGCTGAAGGATGAGCTGGAAGACCTCGCCATCCGCGAGAGCCGGTGGAACCACGCACTCGTCTCCTCCGCTTCCGGAGTTTGGGATCAGCGCAGCACCGGCGACTACTACTATTCGGACACCTGGCGCCGTATCCGCGGCATGGAACCTGAAGACCCTATACCGCCGACCACGGAAGCGTGGCTTGAATCCGTCCACCCTCACGATCGGGATCACGTCGTACACTGCATCGAAAGACAAAATGCAGGTGATCCCGATTATCTCACCTTCCAGTACCGAGAACGCCATCGCGACGGCCACTACATCTGGATCGAATGCCGCGGCGCCTGCATTGAAACCGACAGTGAGGGCCGCGCGCTCCGCATCACCGGGACAGACACCGACGTAACAGCCCGCAAGGCGCAGGAGGAGTGGCAGGAAGGCCTCTCGCGGCGCCTGCGGCTGGCGCTGGACATCTCCCGAATCGGCGTTTTCGAGACCGATTTCGATTCCGGCACAAGCGTCTGGGACGATGCTATGCGCCGCATCTTCGAAGCGGACTCGCAGGACGACATTCGAATTGGCGAATTTTGGGAAAGCAAGCTTCATCCCGATGACCGCGAGCGCGTCCTCGCGCATGTGTCCGGTCGCATCGAGGCTCGGGAAACGTTCACCGACGATTACCGCATCATCGCCAAGGACGGCAGCGTTCGCTACATCCGTGCAAACAGCCTGCCCTACGTCGATCATGACGGCCGGCTGAAGATGATCGGCGTGAACTGGGACGTGACCGAAGACAGACGCCTTCGCGAGGAACTCGAGCAGCAGAAGGCGCTCGCCGAAGCTCGCAATGTCGAACTGGAACGGACGCGTCTGGCAGCCGAACAATCGGCCCTGCATGATTACCTCACCGGCCTGCCCAATCGCAGGTTCCTAGAAAGCGAGATCGACGCCTGGCGTGCCGCCCCCGAACTCGACCGCAACGGCATCGCCGTTCTCCACATTGATCTCGATCGCTTCAAGCAGATCAACGACACGCTCGGCCACAGCGCCGGCGATGCCATGCTCAAACATGCCGCACAGACGCTCCGAGACAATATCCGACCGGGCGATTTTGCAGCACGCATCGGCGGCGATGAATTCGTGCTCTTGGTCGAATTCGACGGGTCCTGCGATCCACTCGCCGATATCGCCAGCCGCATCATCGAGGCCATGCGTCAGCCGATCTCCTTCAACGGCCACGAATGCCGATTCGGCGCCAGCATCGGCATCGCCTATTCCAGCGACCGTCTGGCCGACCCGCGCCAACTGCTGCAGAATGCTGATATCGCGCTTTACAATGCCAAGAACCTTGGGCGAAATCGCTTCGAATTCTACAAGCCATCGAGCCGCAGCACCCTGGTCGACGCCCATCGCTTGTCCGATGAATTGCTCCGCGGCCTGGAGCGCGACGAGATCATTCCATTTTACCAGTTGCAGTTCGACGCCCGTACCCGGGAAATTGCAGGCGCCGAATGTCTGGCGCGCTGGCGCCATCCCGTCCACGGCATACTGGGACCGGACCGTTTTCTCGCCGTCGCAGAGGATTGCGGCGCCCTCGCCCAGATCGACCGGATCATCCTTGAAAAATCGCTTCAAGACGTGGCGCGCTGGAATGCACTCGGCCTGCACCTGCCGAAGATCTCCGTCAACGTCTCGGCACGTCGGCTGAACGATCCGGATCTGGCGCTGGGCCTGTCGAAACTCGACATCAAGCCGGGCACGGTGTCCTTCGAGCTGCTGGAAAGCGTCTTCCTAGATCGCCAGGACGAAGTGGTGCGCGCAAACCTTGCGACGCTACGCCGATTGGCCATCGGCATTGAGATAGATGATTTTGGTACCGGCCATGCCTCAATCGTCGGGCTCTTGAACCTGAAACCGGGGACGCTGAAGATTGACCGCCAACTGATCGAGCACTTGCCGGAAAGCCAGGAGCAGCGGGTGTTGGTGATGTCGATCATTCAGATCGCCCGGTCACTGAAGATCAAGGTCGTGGCAGAGGGCGTGGAGACGGAGGAGCATGCGCGCATCCTCAAGCGTCTCGGCTGCGACGTTTTGCAAGGCTATGGGCTCGCCCGACCGACGGATTTTTCCGAGACGACCCGACGATTGCAGGCGCAAAGAAAATCCGCCCAGACCGGTTAGCCTGGACGGATGAAATTGACTTGAAAACGCAGACTCAGGAATTCTGAATCTGTTCGATCGCCTGGCCGAGAAACTCGACCATCTTAGCCCGCAGTTCTTCGTCGGTGATCGAGACGCCGCCGGCCGAAAGATCGGCCTTCAACTTACGGATGACGTCCTCATCACCGGCTTCTTCGAAATCCGAAGCGACCACTTCCTTTGCATAGGCATCCGCATCCGCCTTGGCGAGCAGGCCGGCGGCCCAGAGCCCGATCAGCTTGTTGCGACGCGCTTCCGCCTTGAAGCGAAGCTCCTGATCATGTGCGAACTTGTTTTCGAACGCCTTTTCGCGATCACTCATGCCGCTCATCTTGTTCTCCCGTATTGTGCCGTCGTTGTGCGGTGACGTTTCCCCATTAATCAAAAGGGAGTACAAAGTGCAATGCAAAGTTCCGCGATTCCGGGTGAGTCTCCGCTGACGCGACGTTTTGGCAGGAAGGGGTGATCTGCGCATTGTGAAAACCGAGGTTTTCCGTTAAGGGACCGCCTTAAAGATCGATCCACTGCATCTGCGCCTTGAGCGCCGGGATGCCAACAACAGAGAAAACCATCCATGAACCGTCGCCGCCGCGTTTACGAGGGCAAGGCAAAGATCCTCTATGAGGGTCCCGAGCCCGGCACGCTGATCCAGTTCTTCAAGGACGATGCAACGGCATTCAACAAGAAGAAGCATGAAGTCATCGACGGAAAAGGCGTCTTGAACAACCGCATCTCCGAATATGTCTTCACGCATCTGAACAAGATCGGCATTCCCACACATTTCATCCGCCGCATGAACATGCGCGAGCAGCTGATCAAGGAAGTCGAGATCATTCCGCTCGAAATCGTCGTGCGCAACGTCGCCGCCGGATCGCTCTCAACACGCCTCGGCATCGAAGAAGGCGTGGTCCTGCCGCGCTCGATCATCGAGTTCTACTACAAGTCAGATGCGCTGGCTGACCCCATGGTCTCCGAAGAGCACATCACCGCCTTCGGTTGGGCAAATCCCGCTGAACTCGATGACATCATGGCGCTTGCCATCCGCGTCAACGACTTCCTCTCCGGTCTCTTCCTCGGCATCGGCATCCAGCTGGTCGACTTCAA from Rhizobium glycinendophyticum includes:
- a CDS encoding DUF2189 domain-containing protein, with amino-acid sequence MSSFHVLTNPAGLLERPDIRRISVADVFDALAKGYDDFREKPSHYAFVALIYPLAGAIMIAWSAGAELLPMVYPLLTGFALLGPLLALGLMEISRRRERGEDASWAQVPSILKSPSLPSLLMMSIGLLLIFMVWLFLARGLYDTMISDNLAPGVFNFMSGVFNHPNATAFLIWSNGLGFVLALVALVVSIVAFPLLLDRDVGAVTAVSTSIRASLANPVPVAVWGLLVAGLLAIGMATLMVGLVIIVPVLGHATWHLYRKLVVARPRV
- a CDS encoding putative bifunctional diguanylate cyclase/phosphodiesterase — its product is MRNGATVTKDHPIDGISLTLSVLAWPSAWLTPEGNLQHPNPPMERWLAETGISADDLFVFLDLDGATALRLAIARLMASGEPVRTELRLTGKRTHHVIASLSLRSADSGSRTILLQFADITQLKDELEDLAIRESRWNHALVSSASGVWDQRSTGDYYYSDTWRRIRGMEPEDPIPPTTEAWLESVHPHDRDHVVHCIERQNAGDPDYLTFQYRERHRDGHYIWIECRGACIETDSEGRALRITGTDTDVTARKAQEEWQEGLSRRLRLALDISRIGVFETDFDSGTSVWDDAMRRIFEADSQDDIRIGEFWESKLHPDDRERVLAHVSGRIEARETFTDDYRIIAKDGSVRYIRANSLPYVDHDGRLKMIGVNWDVTEDRRLREELEQQKALAEARNVELERTRLAAEQSALHDYLTGLPNRRFLESEIDAWRAAPELDRNGIAVLHIDLDRFKQINDTLGHSAGDAMLKHAAQTLRDNIRPGDFAARIGGDEFVLLVEFDGSCDPLADIASRIIEAMRQPISFNGHECRFGASIGIAYSSDRLADPRQLLQNADIALYNAKNLGRNRFEFYKPSSRSTLVDAHRLSDELLRGLERDEIIPFYQLQFDARTREIAGAECLARWRHPVHGILGPDRFLAVAEDCGALAQIDRIILEKSLQDVARWNALGLHLPKISVNVSARRLNDPDLALGLSKLDIKPGTVSFELLESVFLDRQDEVVRANLATLRRLAIGIEIDDFGTGHASIVGLLNLKPGTLKIDRQLIEHLPESQEQRVLVMSIIQIARSLKIKVVAEGVETEEHARILKRLGCDVLQGYGLARPTDFSETTRRLQAQRKSAQTG
- the purC gene encoding phosphoribosylaminoimidazolesuccinocarboxamide synthase, with amino-acid sequence MNRRRRVYEGKAKILYEGPEPGTLIQFFKDDATAFNKKKHEVIDGKGVLNNRISEYVFTHLNKIGIPTHFIRRMNMREQLIKEVEIIPLEIVVRNVAAGSLSTRLGIEEGVVLPRSIIEFYYKSDALADPMVSEEHITAFGWANPAELDDIMALAIRVNDFLSGLFLGIGIQLVDFKIECGRLYEGDMMRIILADEISPDNCRLWDIETREKLDKDRFRHDMGGLLEAYQEVAKRLGIINENEPLRGTGPVLVK
- a CDS encoding DUF1476 domain-containing protein; translated protein: MSGMSDREKAFENKFAHDQELRFKAEARRNKLIGLWAAGLLAKADADAYAKEVVASDFEEAGDEDVIRKLKADLSAGGVSITDEELRAKMVEFLGQAIEQIQNS
- the purB gene encoding adenylosuccinate lyase, with the translated sequence MIPRYSRPEMVAIWSPETKFRIWFEIEAHACDALAELGVIPKESARMIWEKGGAAEFDVARIDEIEAVTKHDVIAFLTHLAEFIGPDSRFVHQGMTSSDVLDTTLNIQLVRAADILLADMDRVLAALKTRAFEHKDTVRIGRSHGIHAEPTTMGLTFARFYAEMARNRTRLVNARAEVATGAISGAVGTFANIDPRVEEHVCEKLGLIAEPISTQVIPRDRHAMFFATLGVIASSIENVAIEIRHMQRTEVLEAEEFFSPGQKGSSAMPHKRNPVLTENLTGLARLVRMSVVPALENVALWHERDISHSSVERAIGPDTTITLDFALNRLAGVIEKLVIYPENMLKNMNKFKGLVMSQRVLLALTQAGVSREDSYRLVQRNAMKVWEKGADFLEELLGDAEVRAALSEEDIREKFDLGYHTKHVDTIFNRVFG
- a CDS encoding RBBP9/YdeN family alpha/beta hydrolase codes for the protein MKVSDVDILIVPGYTNSGPDHWQSRWEQKLSTARRVEQAEWSKPVREDWVARVVEEVNASTRPVVLVAHSLGVPTVIHAIPELKQKVAGAFLVAPPDVANPEIRPKHLMTFGPYPRDPLPFPSITIASRNDPFGEYAHAEDIANAWGSMLIDAGESGHLNADSGHGPWPEGTMVFAQFLSRL